In one Panulirus ornatus isolate Po-2019 chromosome 25, ASM3632096v1, whole genome shotgun sequence genomic region, the following are encoded:
- the LOC139757186 gene encoding uncharacterized protein, which translates to MEDHFRSHGFQNERLSSLEAVDSDIQHQTEDLSSEDNSSEGNDVTKEEECERNSFEGEMDENQVNVAEVNCSEEMLSCEKVEYREEMPNAVEFLSIECDTILEPDCNLETGNHLDFKGQGKRQKGRIQTFVAPQGSNPMLPIFYQLPLIAELFRYRGVDVYRRMCKDGPFVKIFHPESFISNGLKESKMKVKHELDDASRLGREHKEESKGNCEPSIPGRPFTKSRSIKNHTRNHTDHVISNCDICRKQFTDKNLYMKHMSTHVSAVGKSYPCTVCEARFTNQASLKSHIQRHFSLKNVQCQFCDKKFPNNSQYIIHKHIHVGEKPYHCQHCEKTFTYKFQFDNHEKTHTDKGLLKCDECKASFSKRQALVIHKRKHTGEKPYKCDKCSAAFRARSYLRAHKNCHTERKLRECPTCGSQFWKSSTLKKHIKAEHSL; encoded by the coding sequence ATGGAAGACCATTTTAGAAGTCATGGGTTTCAGAATGAAAGACTGAGTTCTTTGGAAGCTGTTGACAGTGATATACAGCATCAAACGGAAGACCTGTCATCAGAGGATAATAGCTCAGAAGGTAATGATGTGACTAAGGAAGAAGAATGCGAGAGGAACAGTTTTGAAGGAGAAATGGATGAAAACCAGGTTAATGTTGCCGAGGTAAATTGTTCAGAAGAGATGCTTAGTTGTGAGAAGGTGGAATATAGGGAGGAAATGCCTAATGCTGTTGAGTTTCTCAGCATTGAATGTGACACAATCTTAGAGCCTGACTGCAACTTGGAAACTGGCAACCATCTGGATTTTAAAGGACAAGGTAAAAGACAGAAAGGGAGAATTCAGACATTTGTTGCTCCACAGGGCAGTAACCCCATGTTACCCATCTTTTACCAGCTTCCTCTTATTGCTGAACTCTTTCGTTATCGTGGTGTTGATGTGTATAGACGCATGTGTAAGGATGGACCTTTTGTGAAAATATTCCATCCAGAATCATTTATCTCGAATGGCTTGAAAGAGAGTAAAATGAAAGTTAAGCATGAATTAGATGATGCTTCTCGTTTAGGTAGGGAACACAAAGAGGAAAGCAAAGGTAATTGTGAACCATCTATACCTGGGAGACCTTTTACAAAATCAAGAAGCATCAAAAATCATACAAGAAATCATACAGACCATGTGATAAGTAACTGTGACATATGTAGAAAGCAGTTTACTGACAAGAATTTATACATGAAGCACATGTCAACACATGTGTCTGCAGTGGGAAAATCTTACCCATGTACTGTATGTGAAGCAAGGTTTACAAATCAGGCATCTCTTAAAAGTCACATACAGCGACACTTTTCCTTAAAGAATGTTCAATGTCAGTTTTGTGATAAGAAATTCCCCAACAACAGCCAATACATTATTCATAAACATATTCATGTTGGTGAAAAGCCATATCATTGCCAGCATTGTGAAAAAACTTTCACATACAAATTCCAGTTTGATAATCATGAAAAGACTCATACTGATAAAGGACTTCTCAAATGTGATGAATGTAAGGCATCCTTTTCAAAAAGGCAAGCCCTAGTTATTCATAAAAGGAAACACACAGGAGAAAAGCCTTACAAGTGTGATAAATGTAGTGCAGCATTCAGAGCTCGTTCATACTTACGGGCCCATAAAAATTGTCACACGGAGAGAAAACTTCGAGAATGTCCAACCTGTGGCTCACAGTTTTGGAAGAGTTCTACTCTCAAGAAACACATAAAAGCTGAACACAGTTTGTAA